A single window of Pseudomonadota bacterium DNA harbors:
- the epmB gene encoding EF-P beta-lysylation protein EpmB: MIARSQQVVETADWRAQLRDAYRSPARLLADLGIDPAAVELAPDSPFPFRVTRAFAARMRPGDIDDALLRQVLPLALEGRDVAGYSADPLHETSHYADGALVRKYQGRALLMVTGACAIHCRYCFRREFPYGESVGNAALTAALAALADDTSLHEVILSGGDPLVLDDAQLGAVVARLDALPHVRRLRIHSRLPVVLPARITPRLVDMLAAARVTPVLVIHANHAQELDDQVRDALAALKRAGISVLNQAVLLRGVNDDVTTLAHLSEALFDAGVLPYYVHVLDRVRGTAHFDAGDERAAALEQALRARLPGYLVPRFVREVPGADNKLPLSEL, translated from the coding sequence ATGATAGCGCGAAGCCAGCAGGTGGTGGAGACGGCGGACTGGCGCGCGCAACTGCGCGACGCCTATCGCTCGCCGGCGCGGCTGTTGGCCGACCTCGGCATCGACCCCGCCGCCGTCGAACTCGCGCCCGACAGCCCGTTCCCGTTCCGCGTGACCCGCGCCTTCGCCGCGCGCATGCGCCCTGGCGATATCGACGATGCCCTGCTGCGCCAGGTCTTGCCGCTGGCGCTGGAAGGCCGCGATGTCGCCGGCTACAGCGCCGACCCGCTGCACGAAACCAGCCACTACGCCGACGGCGCCCTGGTGCGCAAATACCAGGGCCGCGCCCTCCTGATGGTGACGGGCGCCTGCGCCATCCACTGCCGTTACTGTTTCCGCCGCGAATTTCCCTACGGCGAGAGCGTCGGCAACGCAGCGCTCACGGCCGCGCTTGCCGCGCTCGCCGACGATACGTCGCTGCACGAAGTGATCTTGAGCGGCGGCGATCCGCTGGTCCTCGACGACGCGCAGCTCGGCGCCGTGGTGGCGCGGCTCGACGCCCTGCCCCATGTGCGCCGCCTGCGCATCCATTCGCGCCTGCCGGTGGTGCTGCCGGCGCGCATCACGCCGCGCCTGGTCGACATGCTGGCCGCGGCGCGCGTCACACCGGTGCTGGTGATCCATGCCAACCATGCCCAGGAACTCGACGACCAAGTGCGTGACGCGCTGGCGGCGCTGAAGCGCGCCGGCATCAGCGTGCTCAACCAGGCGGTGCTGTTGCGCGGCGTGAATGACGATGTGACGACGCTCGCGCACTTGAGCGAGGCCCTGTTCGACGCGGGCGTGCTGCCCTACTACGTGCACGTGCTGGACCGTGTGCGCGGCACGGCGCATTTCGATGCCGGTGACGAACGCGCCGCGGCGCTCGAACAGGCGCTGCGCGCGCGCCTGCCGGGCTACCTGGTGCCGCGCTTCG
- the efp gene encoding elongation factor P, with protein sequence MATYSTNQFKPGLKLMFDGDPYTIIDNEFVKPGKGQAFNRIKIRNLKTGRTIEKTMKSGDTAEGADVVDLELQFLYTDGEEYVFMNPQTFDQLIAPASAMADAAKWLKGQEMCQVTLWNDAPLSVAPPNFVVLKIIETDPGLRGDTATGGTKPAKMETGAVVKVPLFIEQGDLLRIDTRTGEYVSRAKE encoded by the coding sequence ATGGCCACTTACAGCACGAACCAGTTCAAGCCCGGGCTCAAGCTCATGTTTGATGGGGATCCCTACACCATCATCGACAACGAATTCGTCAAACCCGGCAAGGGACAGGCGTTCAATCGTATCAAAATCCGCAATCTCAAGACCGGCCGCACCATCGAGAAGACCATGAAGTCCGGCGATACGGCCGAGGGCGCCGACGTGGTGGACCTGGAACTGCAGTTCCTCTACACCGACGGCGAGGAATACGTGTTCATGAATCCGCAGACCTTCGACCAGCTCATCGCGCCGGCCTCGGCCATGGCGGACGCGGCGAAGTGGCTGAAGGGCCAGGAGATGTGCCAGGTCACGCTGTGGAACGATGCGCCGCTCAGCGTGGCGCCGCCCAACTTCGTGGTGCTGAAAATCATCGAGACCGATCCGGGCCTGCGCGGCGACACCGCCACCGGCGGTACCAAGCCGGCCAAGATGGAGACCGGTGCGGTGGTCAAGGTGCCGCTGTTCATCGAACAGGGCGACCTGCTGCGCATCGACACCCGCACCGGCGAATACGTGTCGCGCGCCAAGGAATAG